In Mycobacterium tuberculosis H37Rv, a single window of DNA contains:
- the PE_PGRS25 gene encoding PE-PGRS family protein PE_PGRS25 (Member of the Mycobacterium tuberculosis PE family, PGRS subfamily of ala-, gly-rich proteins) yields MSFLFAQPEMLGAAATDLASIGSAISTANAAAAAATTRVLAAGADEVSAAVAALFSGHAQTYQALRTQAAAFHQQIVQTLTSTAGAYASAEAANVEQQLLGAINAPTMALLGRPLIGHGADGAPGTGQAGGAGGILYGNGGNGGSGATGQAGGAGGAAGLIGHGGAGGLGGTGASGGAGGAGGWLWGNGGAGGNGGVGVAGDPGGVGGAGGAGGAAGLWGSGGSGGTGGQGGVGGGKSGDGGTGGIGGAGGGGGWLHGDGGAGGHGGQGGTGVSSGGNGGAGGTGGDGRGLSGSGGAGGRGGQTGVGGKVGENNFGGAGGAGGTGGLIGNGGAGGNGGQGAISGAGGAGGNAWLIGDGGAGGNGGDIRGQGGGAGGAGGAGGQLIGNGGTGGAGGTVTSPNGLGGAGGAGGSAGLIGHGGTGGAGGHSAQGPDGNGGIGGAGGAGGNGGQLYGTGGTGGTGGKGGDGFGVFGKGGAGGTGGRGGAAGLIGDAGTGGTGGKGGTAGEDGTGGNGGTGGNGGAAVLIGNGGGGGAGGNGGAGNDGTPGNGGGGGVGGTGGTLFGQPGQPGPPGQPGPA; encoded by the coding sequence ATGTCGTTTTTGTTTGCACAGCCGGAAATGCTGGGCGCGGCGGCGACGGATCTGGCAAGCATCGGCTCGGCGATCAGCACGGCCAATGCTGCGGCCGCGGCCGCCACGACGCGTGTGCTGGCCGCCGGTGCCGATGAGGTGTCCGCCGCCGTGGCGGCGCTGTTTAGCGGCCACGCGCAGACCTATCAGGCGCTGAGAACTCAGGCGGCGGCGTTTCACCAGCAGATCGTGCAGACCCTCACGAGCACGGCAGGCGCGTATGCCAGCGCCGAGGCCGCCAACGTCGAGCAGCAGCTGCTGGGTGCGATCAACGCGCCGACCATGGCGCTGCTGGGGCGCCCGCTGATCGGCCACGGCGCCGACGGGGCGCCGGGGACCGGGCAGGCCGGCGGGGCCGGCGGGATCCTGTACGGCAACGGCGGCAACGGCGGGTCCGGCGCCACCGGTCAGGCCGGCGGTGCGGGCGGGGCGGCCGGGCTGATCGGCCACGGCGGGGCCGGCGGCCTGGGTGGCACCGGCGCGTCCGGTGGTGCCGGCGGGGCCGGCGGATGGCTGTGGGGCAACGGCGGGGCCGGCGGCAATGGCGGGGTCGGGGTGGCCGGCGACCCCGGTGGTGTCGGCGGTGCCGGCGGTGCCGGCGGCGCCGCCGGATTGTGGGGCAGCGGAGGGTCCGGCGGCACCGGCGGGCAAGGGGGGGTCGGTGGCGGCAAGTCCGGCGACGGCGGCACGGGGGGTATCGGCGGCGCCGGTGGCGGTGGTGGCTGGCTGCACGGCGACGGCGGCGCCGGCGGACACGGCGGGCAGGGCGGAACCGGCGTCAGCTCAGGAGGCAACGGCGGGGCCGGCGGCACCGGCGGCGACGGCCGCGGCCTGTCGGGCAGCGGCGGGGCCGGCGGGCGCGGCGGGCAAACTGGGGTTGGAGGCAAAGTCGGGGAGAATAACTTCGGGGGCGCGGGCGGTGCCGGCGGTACCGGCGGGCTCATCGGCAACGGCGGTGCCGGCGGCAACGGCGGGCAAGGCGCAATTAGCGGCGCCGGCGGGGCCGGTGGCAATGCCTGGCTGATCGGCGACGGCGGTGCCGGCGGCAACGGCGGTGATATCCGTGGCCAGGGCGGCGGCGCCGGTGGAGCCGGCGGCGCTGGTGGGCAACTCATTGGCAACGGCGGCACCGGGGGGGCAGGCGGGACCGTCACCAGTCCGAACGGTCTTGGCGGTGCTGGCGGAGCCGGCGGGTCCGCCGGTCTGATTGGCCACGGCGGCACCGGCGGGGCCGGCGGGCACAGCGCCCAGGGGCCCGACGGCAATGGCGGAATTGGTGGTGCCGGCGGGGCCGGTGGCAACGGCGGACAACTCTACGGCACCGGCGGCACCGGCGGCACCGGCGGCAAGGGCGGCGACGGCTTCGGCGTGTTCGGCAAGGGCGGCGCCGGCGGGACCGGCGGGCGAGGCGGTGCCGCCGGCCTGATCGGCGACGCCGGGACCGGCGGGACCGGCGGAAAGGGCGGCACCGCCGGCGAGGACGGTACCGGCGGCAACGGCGGGACCGGCGGAAACGGTGGGGCCGCCGTCCTAATCGGCAACGGCGGGGGCGGCGGCGCCGGCGGAAACGGTGGGGCCGGCAACGATGGCACCCCCGGCAACGGCGGGGGCGGCGGCGTCGGCGGGACCGGGGGAACCCTGTTCGGCCAGCCCGGCCAACCCGGTCCGCCCGGCCAGCCCGGCCCCGCCTAA
- the vapC10 gene encoding ribonuclease VapC10 (toxin, part of toxin-antitoxin (TA) operon with Rv1398c, contains PIN domain. This region is a possible MT-complex-specific genomic island (See Becq et al., 2007 PMID:17545187).), with the protein MILVDSDVLIAHLRGVVAARDWLVSARKDGPLAISVVSTAELIGGMRTAERREVWRLLASFRVQPATEVIARRAGDMMRRYRRSHNRIGLGDYLIAATADVQDLQLATLNVWHFPMFEQLKPPFAVPGHRPRA; encoded by the coding sequence ATGATCCTTGTCGACTCCGATGTGCTGATCGCGCATTTGCGGGGTGTCGTTGCTGCTCGCGATTGGCTTGTCAGCGCCCGCAAGGACGGACCGCTGGCGATCAGCGTGGTGTCCACCGCCGAACTCATCGGCGGAATGCGGACCGCCGAACGGCGCGAGGTGTGGCGCCTGCTTGCATCGTTTCGGGTACAGCCAGCAACCGAGGTAATCGCACGCCGCGCCGGCGACATGATGCGCCGATATCGTCGCAGCCACAACCGGATTGGACTTGGCGACTATCTGATAGCTGCTACCGCCGACGTCCAGGACCTGCAATTGGCAACCCTCAACGTGTGGCATTTCCCCATGTTCGAGCAGCTGAAACCACCATTTGCGGTGCCGGGGCACCGACCGCGGGCATGA
- the vapB10 gene encoding antitoxin VapB10 (part of toxin-antitoxin (TA) operon with Rv1397c. This region is a possible MT-complex-specific genomic island (See Becq et al., 2007 PMID:17545187).), with protein MKRTNIYLDEEQTASLDKLAAQEGVSRAELIRLLLNRALTTAGDDLASDLQAINDSFGTLRHLDPPVRRSGGREQHLAQVWRATS; from the coding sequence ATGAAGCGGACCAACATCTACCTCGACGAGGAGCAGACGGCAAGCCTCGACAAGTTGGCCGCGCAAGAAGGTGTTTCGCGCGCCGAGCTGATCCGCCTCCTGCTGAACCGAGCCCTCACCACCGCTGGGGACGACCTTGCATCGGACCTGCAGGCTATAAACGATTCGTTCGGCACGCTTCGCCACCTGGATCCGCCGGTGCGTCGCTCCGGTGGTCGTGAACAGCACCTTGCCCAGGTGTGGCGCGCCACCTCATGA
- the nlhH gene encoding carboxylesterase NlhH, translating into MTEPTVARPDIDPVLKMLLDTFPVTFTAADGVEVARARLRQLKTPPELLPELRIEERTVGYDGLTDIPVRVYWPPVVRDNLPVVVYYHGGGWSLGGLDTHDPVARAHAVGAQAIVVSVDYRLAPEHPYPAGIDDSWAALRWVGENAAELGGDPSRIAVAGDSAGGNISAVMAQLARDVGGPPLVFQLLWYPTTMADLSLPSFTENADAPILDRDVIDAFLAWYVPGLDISDHTMLPTTLAPGNADLSGLPPAFIGTAEHDPLRDDGACYAELLTAAGVSVELSNEPTMVHGYVNFALVVPAAAEATGRGLAALKRALHA; encoded by the coding sequence ATGACAGAGCCGACCGTCGCCCGGCCTGATATCGATCCCGTGCTGAAGATGCTGCTCGATACCTTTCCGGTGACCTTCACCGCGGCCGACGGTGTCGAAGTCGCCCGCGCGCGGCTCCGCCAGCTGAAGACACCCCCGGAGTTGCTGCCGGAGCTACGGATCGAGGAACGGACCGTTGGCTACGACGGGCTCACCGACATTCCGGTCCGCGTCTACTGGCCGCCGGTCGTTCGCGACAACCTGCCCGTGGTTGTCTACTACCACGGTGGCGGCTGGTCGCTCGGCGGTCTGGACACCCACGACCCCGTCGCCCGCGCCCACGCCGTCGGCGCGCAGGCCATCGTGGTGTCCGTCGACTACCGGCTTGCCCCGGAACATCCCTACCCGGCCGGGATCGACGACAGCTGGGCGGCATTGCGCTGGGTCGGCGAAAACGCCGCCGAACTGGGCGGTGACCCGAGCCGGATCGCCGTGGCCGGTGACTCTGCGGGCGGCAACATCTCGGCGGTCATGGCGCAGTTGGCCCGGGATGTCGGCGGACCGCCGCTGGTGTTCCAGCTGCTGTGGTACCCGACGACCATGGCCGACCTGTCGCTGCCGTCTTTCACCGAAAATGCCGATGCGCCAATCCTGGACCGTGACGTCATCGACGCGTTCCTGGCCTGGTATGTGCCGGGGCTGGACATCAGTGATCACACGATGCTGCCCACGACACTGGCCCCGGGAAACGCTGACCTGTCCGGCCTGCCTCCCGCCTTCATCGGCACCGCCGAGCATGATCCGCTGCGCGACGACGGTGCTTGCTACGCCGAATTGCTCACGGCCGCAGGGGTTTCCGTAGAGCTAAGCAACGAGCCCACCATGGTGCACGGCTACGTCAACTTCGCCCTGGTGGTGCCCGCCGCGGCCGAAGCCACCGGCCGCGGCTTGGCGGCGCTGAAGAGGGCGTTGCACGCATAA